A portion of the Patescibacteria group bacterium genome contains these proteins:
- a CDS encoding HPF/RaiA family ribosome-associated protein — protein sequence MRLIIRGKGQFKVPADLAEYAKEKILKYEKRLPKSSILELELEDNNGQKGGLDKICQLIMVIPHEKNPIHYCERSESFRKSIDLVLEKLEREVEEYKEKRKPYF from the coding sequence ATGAGATTAATAATTAGAGGCAAGGGACAATTTAAAGTTCCGGCAGATTTGGCAGAATATGCCAAAGAGAAAATTTTAAAATACGAAAAAAGACTGCCTAAAAGTTCGATATTGGAATTAGAATTAGAAGACAATAATGGCCAAAAAGGGGGTTTAGACAAAATTTGCCAATTAATAATGGTGATTCCTCATGAAAAAAATCCCATTCATTATTGTGAACGGTCAGAAAGCTTCCGAAAATCCATAGATTTAGTCTTGGAAAAATTAGAACGAGAAGTCGAAGAATACAAAGAAAAAAGAAAGCCATACTTCTAG
- the ftsE gene encoding cell division ATP-binding protein FtsE — protein sequence MIEFRHVSKIYKSDKKALDDVSFKIPKKEFVCLVGPSGAGKSTLIKMLICDEKPSSGKILIGGFNITNLKPAEIPYFRRKIGVVFQDYKLLSDKNVFENIAFALEVCGASDAEIRKKVPRALKLVGLEKCLQNFPDELSGGEKQRVSIARALIHSPKLLIADEPTGNLDPKTAWEIIKLLLRINEFQGTIILLATHHKEIVDRLKKRVITVKNGKLVSDQQEGKYII from the coding sequence TTGATCGAATTTAGACACGTCTCAAAAATATACAAAAGTGATAAAAAGGCTTTGGATGACGTGTCTTTTAAGATTCCCAAAAAAGAATTTGTATGTTTGGTGGGACCGTCTGGAGCAGGCAAGTCAACCTTAATCAAAATGCTAATTTGTGACGAGAAACCAAGTTCGGGAAAAATTTTAATCGGCGGATTTAATATCACGAATTTGAAACCGGCGGAAATCCCCTATTTTCGTCGTAAAATTGGCGTTGTTTTTCAAGACTATAAATTACTTTCCGATAAAAATGTTTTTGAAAATATCGCTTTTGCGCTTGAAGTTTGCGGCGCATCCGACGCGGAAATTCGTAAAAAAGTTCCCCGAGCCTTAAAATTGGTAGGGTTAGAAAAATGTCTTCAAAATTTTCCTGATGAATTATCTGGTGGCGAAAAGCAACGCGTTTCAATCGCAAGAGCTTTAATCCACAGCCCAAAATTACTCATTGCTGATGAGCCGACCGGAAATTTAGACCCCAAAACTGCCTGGGAAATTATTAAATTGCTTTTAAGAATTAATGAATTTCAAGGGACAATAATTCTATTAGCTACCCATCATAAAGAAATCGTGGATCGTTTAAAAAAACGGGTGATCACTGTCAAAAATGGTAAATTAGTTTCTGATCAACAAGAAGGTAAATACATAATATAG
- a CDS encoding rod shape-determining protein: MIFDRFLGSFSHDIGIDLGTCNTLVYVKGKGIVVKESSVVAINTKTKLILAIGDEAQKMVGRTPAHIVAIKPLIDGVVSDFEVTEEMLKYFIEKVHRRTFAFLPRPRVVIGIPYGVTEVERRAVEEAAMNAGARQVFLIEEPMAAAIGARLPVQEAAGNMVIDIGGGTTEVAVISLGGIVASRSLRIAGNELNDDIIQYAREHFNLLLGERTSEAIKINIGSAYPQTEKKTVKLKGRDLITGLPKEIVATDEQIRTAISGSVRKIVDAAKTTLEETPPELLADIMDRGIVLTGGGALLKGLDTFISKSTQTKVYIADDPLTSVVRGAGLVLEDIDTLKDVLLPSEHQRMPM, encoded by the coding sequence ATGATATTTGATCGTTTTTTAGGTTCTTTTTCGCACGATATTGGCATTGATTTGGGTACCTGCAATACCTTAGTTTATGTTAAAGGAAAAGGAATTGTAGTCAAGGAATCGTCAGTGGTGGCGATCAATACTAAAACCAAACTAATTTTGGCGATTGGTGATGAGGCCCAAAAGATGGTAGGTCGTACCCCAGCCCACATTGTGGCGATTAAGCCTTTGATTGATGGCGTGGTTTCAGATTTTGAAGTGACTGAAGAAATGTTAAAATATTTTATTGAAAAAGTGCACCGGCGTACCTTTGCTTTTTTACCTCGTCCTCGAGTGGTGATAGGAATTCCTTATGGTGTCACCGAAGTTGAAAGGCGGGCAGTTGAGGAGGCGGCGATGAATGCGGGCGCGAGACAAGTATTTTTGATTGAAGAACCGATGGCAGCCGCAATTGGGGCAAGGTTGCCGGTTCAGGAAGCGGCCGGGAATATGGTGATTGATATTGGTGGTGGCACCACGGAAGTGGCAGTCATTAGTTTGGGTGGGATTGTGGCTTCGAGATCTTTGCGAATTGCCGGCAACGAACTTAATGATGATATTATTCAATATGCCCGTGAACATTTTAACCTTTTATTAGGCGAAAGAACCTCGGAAGCGATTAAAATAAATATCGGTTCCGCTTATCCTCAAACTGAAAAAAAGACGGTGAAATTAAAAGGCCGAGATTTAATCACGGGTTTGCCAAAAGAAATTGTCGCCACTGATGAGCAGATTAGAACCGCAATTTCAGGATCAGTTCGAAAAATTGTTGACGCGGCAAAAACCACCCTCGAAGAAACCCCTCCAGAATTACTGGCTGATATTATGGATCGGGGAATTGTTTTAACTGGTGGCGGCGCTTTATTAAAGGGTTTGGATACTTTTATTTCGAAATCAACACAAACTAAAGTCTATATTGCTGATGATCCCTTAACTTCAGTGGTGCGGGGTGCCGGTTTGGTACTTGAAGATATTGATACTCTAAAAGACGTGCTCTTGCCTTCAGAACATCAAAGAATGCCAATGTAA
- the mreC gene encoding rod shape-determining protein MreC: protein MKLTLDKILISILALVIIASLIIPKKYFLTPVKGAAMTVLAPIQKIVSGSGKSIYDFFSTISKISRLAKENDQLRLEKDRLVEKNTALVEAQKENEILRSELNFRNSNPYKLLPVNVIGKDPTNVQESLTIDAGTKDGLKEGMPVVSAGILVGKISEVHYTSSNVLLVTNPNSVVNAMLQESRAYGLVRGELGFGLVMESIPQETKINVGDRVITSGLGGIFPKGLIIGQVLEIISKQGDIFKSASLKPDLDLSKLEIAFVILGVQE, encoded by the coding sequence ATGAAATTAACTTTAGATAAAATTTTAATTTCAATTTTAGCGTTGGTGATAATTGCGTCTTTAATTATTCCCAAAAAATATTTTCTAACACCTGTCAAAGGTGCGGCAATGACGGTTTTGGCACCGATTCAAAAAATAGTTTCAGGCTCTGGTAAATCGATTTATGATTTTTTCTCAACAATCTCTAAAATCTCGCGATTAGCGAAAGAAAATGATCAACTTCGATTAGAAAAAGACCGCTTGGTTGAAAAAAACACCGCTTTAGTTGAAGCTCAAAAAGAAAATGAAATTTTACGTTCAGAGTTGAATTTTCGAAATTCTAATCCATATAAATTATTACCCGTCAATGTGATTGGAAAAGATCCAACAAATGTCCAGGAATCTTTAACAATTGATGCCGGCACGAAGGATGGCTTGAAAGAAGGCATGCCAGTGGTAAGCGCCGGAATATTAGTGGGAAAAATTTCTGAGGTTCATTATACTTCTTCGAACGTTCTTTTGGTAACTAATCCAAATAGCGTAGTAAATGCAATGTTGCAAGAAAGTCGGGCATATGGTTTGGTGCGAGGTGAGTTGGGCTTTGGTTTAGTAATGGAATCAATTCCGCAAGAAACTAAAATTAATGTTGGTGACCGCGTCATTACTTCTGGGCTGGGAGGGATTTTTCCAAAAGGATTAATTATTGGTCAAGTTTTAGAAATTATTTCTAAACAAGGTGATATTTTTAAATCCGCCAGCCTTAAGCCAGACCTTGATTTGTCCAAACTCGAAATTGCCTTTGTCATATTAGGAGTTCAAGAATAG
- the mrdA gene encoding penicillin-binding protein 2, producing the protein MDIFDYFDRKILGDHKTRTIKRDFDEIGDLAGDDSALSDVKKSQHFYLFYLIIIAVFVVLVYRLWNLQLTQGAHFRYLSEGNRIRTTVTTSTRGVIYDQGGNILVSNVPSFVLQVTPQDLPKKQADKNALIQKVAKATGITALEISNKIKPELAEPQVLVENIEREKALAWKEQLANLAAFSVEERATRQYKSEAALAHILGYVGKINQKEYDELGSQGYTMLDLIGKTGLENFYEKELKGKNGKKQVEVDAMGKISRILAQSNPEAGNSLVLNLDLGLQKKMTSVLEKAVTNSKSTGAAAVAINPQNGAVLGMVSVPSFDNNIFTTQSSQQFAPQYQQLITDPKKPLYNRAISGVYPPGSTIKMLVGSAGLQEGVINVNTHLFAQEAILVPNKYDPSIVYRFPDWKPGGHGYVNVISSIAKSCDVFFYAVGGGYEQISGLGIDKLYQYFKKYGLGDKTGIDLAGENSGLAPNPDWKKKAKKEDWYFGDTYHVSIGQGDLLVTPIQLADYVAAVANGGSLLKPHLIWKIQDSEGNVIKEYTKDVKTANIVSPENMEIIRRGMREAVTSGTAKILSALPVSSAGKTGTAQFDNNAKTHSWFASFAPYDNPTIALVVLAEGGGEGHEVAAPAAKEILQYYFSRK; encoded by the coding sequence ATGGATATATTTGATTATTTTGATCGAAAAATTTTAGGTGATCATAAAACTCGAACCATCAAAAGAGATTTTGACGAGATTGGTGATTTAGCAGGTGATGACAGCGCTTTATCAGATGTCAAAAAGTCTCAACATTTTTATTTATTTTATTTAATCATCATCGCGGTTTTTGTGGTTTTGGTGTATCGGCTTTGGAATTTGCAACTTACACAAGGAGCCCATTTTCGGTACTTATCTGAGGGTAACCGTATTCGAACCACGGTCACAACCTCAACTCGAGGAGTAATTTATGATCAGGGTGGCAATATTTTAGTTTCAAATGTGCCTTCATTTGTACTTCAGGTGACACCCCAAGATTTGCCTAAAAAACAAGCCGATAAAAATGCTTTAATTCAAAAAGTCGCCAAAGCAACCGGCATTACTGCTTTGGAAATCTCAAATAAAATTAAACCAGAATTAGCTGAGCCGCAAGTTTTAGTGGAAAATATTGAACGAGAGAAAGCTTTGGCTTGGAAGGAGCAATTAGCAAATTTAGCCGCTTTCAGCGTTGAAGAAAGAGCTACCAGGCAATACAAATCTGAAGCAGCCTTAGCACATATATTGGGATATGTGGGTAAAATTAATCAAAAAGAATATGATGAACTTGGATCGCAGGGTTACACGATGTTGGATTTAATCGGTAAAACTGGTTTAGAAAATTTTTATGAAAAAGAACTCAAAGGGAAAAATGGTAAAAAACAGGTTGAAGTTGATGCCATGGGTAAAATTTCAAGAATTTTAGCACAATCAAATCCCGAGGCTGGCAATAGTTTAGTTTTGAATTTGGATTTAGGATTACAGAAAAAAATGACAAGCGTTCTCGAAAAAGCCGTCACCAATTCCAAAAGTACCGGTGCGGCCGCGGTCGCGATTAATCCACAAAATGGGGCAGTTTTAGGAATGGTATCTGTGCCAAGTTTTGATAATAATATTTTTACTACCCAAAGCTCTCAACAATTTGCACCACAATATCAGCAATTAATCACTGATCCCAAAAAACCTTTATATAATCGGGCAATTTCAGGAGTTTATCCACCCGGTTCAACCATCAAAATGCTAGTCGGATCCGCCGGTTTGCAAGAAGGGGTGATTAATGTAAATACGCATTTATTCGCCCAAGAAGCAATTTTGGTGCCGAATAAATATGATCCCTCGATTGTGTATCGATTTCCAGATTGGAAACCTGGCGGCCATGGTTATGTCAATGTGATTTCGTCAATTGCCAAAAGTTGTGACGTTTTTTTCTATGCTGTTGGAGGCGGTTATGAACAAATTTCAGGATTGGGAATTGATAAACTTTACCAATATTTTAAAAAGTATGGTCTAGGTGATAAGACTGGTATCGATTTGGCAGGTGAGAATTCTGGGTTAGCGCCAAATCCTGATTGGAAGAAAAAAGCCAAAAAAGAAGATTGGTATTTTGGCGATACCTACCATGTTTCAATTGGACAAGGCGATTTATTGGTAACGCCAATCCAATTGGCCGATTATGTGGCGGCAGTGGCAAATGGTGGGAGTTTACTTAAACCACATTTAATTTGGAAAATCCAAGATTCTGAAGGCAATGTCATCAAAGAATATACGAAAGATGTTAAAACTGCCAACATTGTCTCTCCAGAAAATATGGAAATTATTCGTCGTGGGATGAGAGAAGCCGTCACCTCAGGAACTGCAAAAATATTAAGTGCTTTGCCGGTTTCATCGGCTGGAAAAACTGGGACAGCTCAATTTGATAATAATGCCAAAACTCACTCGTGGTTTGCTTCTTTCGCCCCATACGATAATCCGACAATCGCTTTAGTGGTTTTAGCTGAAGGTGGCGGTGAAGGTCATGAAGTGGCGGCACCAGCTGCCAAAGAAATTTTACAGTATTATTTCAGCAGAAAATAA
- the secA gene encoding preprotein translocase subunit SecA: MAFLQFLVGDQNKKEINRLEKIVVEINALESETEKCSNPELKKETQKLKDEIAEFQKTHQLPLGSLAELDKTEVKRIQKKEQEILNQILPKAAALVREAAKRTIKQRHFDVQLIGGIVLHTGKVAEMKTGEGKTLAATMPLFLNALAGHGAHLVTVNDFLAKRDAQWMGPIYHLLGLSVACIQHEKSYLFELTSDKVEFGEEFNLKACTRREAYAADITYGTNNEFGFDYLRDNMVSNMSQCVQRELYFGIVDEVDSILIDEARTPLIISAPAEESTELYQRFARFVPSLNKETDYSVDEKMQSVMLTDEGMKKTERFLGVKNLYQEGGVMLVHHLEEALKAHVLFKKDKDYVVKEGEIVIVDQFTGRLMPGRRYSEGLHQAIEAKENVEIKRESVTLATISFQNYFRMYGKLAGMTGTAKTEEEEFFKIYGLEVIVVPANKPMVRADLADRIYRTEEGKFQAVVEEIRQRHEKGQPVLVGTIAIEKSEVLSQMLRREGVKHNVLNAKFHEKEAKIIAQAGRVGAVTVATNMAGRGVDIILGGSPAEPAEQKKVCKAGGLHVLGTERHEARRIDNQLRGRSGRQGDPGSSQFYVSMEDDLMRIFGGDRIKRIMEVLKVPEDQPVENKLISRSLESSQKRVEGYNFDLRKHLVEYDDVMNKHRETIYRLRKKILTHQDLRSEILEIVVEYFRRLAQMHGAGNKEVWNLEEIVKNLKAVLGVNYSDDVEKHLLKLETEAQIEDYLVKLAGIIFEEKEKSLTPEVMRQVEKAIYLRTIDALWIEHLTNMEELREGIGLRGIGQRDPLVEYKREAYNMFEGLLADIETNAINMIFRTEVEAAPQNLSERPARQMTMSGASETAAAGTFSGYNQESMMEKEAATRSETVVKSEKVGRNDPCPCNSGKKYKKCHGRFA, translated from the coding sequence ATGGCATTTCTACAGTTTTTAGTCGGAGACCAAAACAAAAAAGAAATTAATCGCTTAGAAAAAATCGTGGTTGAAATTAATGCTTTGGAATCTGAAACTGAAAAATGCTCCAACCCTGAGCTTAAAAAAGAAACTCAAAAATTAAAAGATGAAATTGCCGAATTTCAAAAAACTCACCAATTACCCTTGGGAAGTTTGGCTGAACTAGATAAAACCGAAGTTAAAAGAATTCAAAAAAAAGAACAAGAAATATTAAACCAAATTTTACCAAAAGCGGCCGCCTTGGTTCGAGAAGCGGCCAAAAGAACTATCAAACAACGGCATTTTGATGTTCAGTTAATAGGTGGGATAGTTTTGCATACTGGGAAAGTCGCAGAAATGAAAACTGGTGAAGGAAAAACTTTGGCGGCGACTATGCCTCTCTTTTTGAATGCCTTAGCGGGACATGGGGCGCATTTGGTGACCGTGAATGATTTTTTGGCCAAAAGAGACGCCCAATGGATGGGCCCAATTTATCATTTATTGGGATTATCAGTGGCCTGTATCCAACACGAAAAATCATATTTATTCGAACTGACTTCTGACAAAGTGGAATTTGGGGAAGAATTTAACCTTAAAGCCTGCACCCGTCGGGAAGCCTACGCGGCAGATATTACCTATGGCACTAATAATGAATTTGGCTTTGATTATTTAAGAGATAATATGGTTTCTAATATGTCTCAATGCGTGCAACGGGAACTTTATTTTGGAATTGTGGATGAGGTAGACTCAATTTTAATCGATGAAGCCCGCACACCTTTAATTATTTCTGCACCAGCAGAAGAATCAACGGAATTATATCAGCGTTTTGCTCGTTTTGTGCCAAGCCTTAATAAAGAAACGGATTATAGCGTTGATGAAAAAATGCAATCAGTGATGTTAACTGATGAAGGCATGAAAAAAACCGAGCGTTTTTTGGGCGTGAAAAACCTTTACCAAGAAGGTGGAGTAATGTTGGTTCACCATCTGGAAGAAGCCTTAAAAGCTCACGTTTTATTTAAAAAAGACAAAGATTATGTGGTTAAAGAAGGCGAAATTGTGATTGTTGATCAATTTACGGGCCGTTTGATGCCGGGTCGTCGCTATTCTGAAGGTTTACACCAGGCGATTGAGGCTAAAGAAAATGTGGAAATTAAGAGAGAGTCTGTGACCTTGGCGACAATTTCGTTTCAAAATTATTTTAGAATGTATGGCAAGTTGGCAGGAATGACTGGTACCGCCAAAACCGAAGAAGAGGAATTTTTCAAAATTTATGGTTTAGAGGTGATCGTGGTGCCAGCGAATAAACCGATGGTTCGTGCTGACTTAGCAGATCGAATATATCGGACCGAAGAAGGTAAATTTCAAGCGGTGGTTGAGGAAATTCGTCAACGCCATGAAAAAGGTCAGCCAGTTTTGGTGGGAACAATTGCGATTGAAAAATCAGAAGTCTTATCGCAAATGTTACGGCGCGAAGGAGTTAAGCATAATGTTTTAAATGCCAAATTTCACGAAAAAGAAGCTAAAATTATTGCCCAGGCGGGTCGGGTTGGAGCGGTGACAGTGGCAACTAATATGGCGGGTCGTGGTGTGGATATTATTTTAGGCGGAAGTCCTGCCGAACCTGCAGAACAAAAGAAAGTGTGCAAGGCAGGCGGTTTGCATGTTTTGGGAACTGAACGTCACGAGGCGCGCCGAATCGATAATCAGTTGAGAGGTCGATCTGGTCGGCAGGGCGATCCGGGATCATCGCAATTTTATGTTTCTATGGAAGATGATTTGATGAGAATTTTTGGCGGGGATCGCATTAAAAGAATTATGGAAGTCTTAAAAGTACCCGAAGACCAACCCGTGGAAAATAAATTAATTTCCAGATCATTAGAATCATCTCAAAAACGAGTCGAAGGCTATAACTTTGATTTGCGCAAACATTTGGTTGAATATGATGATGTGATGAATAAGCATCGGGAAACGATATATCGCCTTCGCAAAAAAATCTTAACTCATCAGGATTTGCGATCGGAAATTTTAGAAATCGTGGTCGAATATTTTCGACGCTTAGCCCAAATGCATGGGGCTGGCAATAAGGAAGTTTGGAATTTAGAGGAAATTGTTAAAAACTTAAAAGCGGTATTAGGTGTAAATTATTCAGATGATGTTGAAAAGCATCTTTTAAAACTTGAGACCGAAGCACAAATTGAAGATTATTTGGTTAAATTAGCGGGAATTATTTTTGAGGAAAAAGAAAAATCTCTAACTCCAGAAGTGATGCGTCAAGTCGAAAAAGCAATCTATTTGCGAACTATTGATGCCCTGTGGATAGAACATTTAACCAATATGGAGGAGTTGCGTGAAGGAATTGGCTTGCGCGGAATTGGACAACGCGATCCTCTTGTCGAATACAAGCGAGAAGCTTATAATATGTTTGAGGGTTTATTAGCAGATATTGAAACAAATGCGATAAATATGATTTTTAGGACCGAGGTGGAAGCAGCTCCGCAAAATTTAAGCGAAAGACCGGCTCGTCAAATGACAATGAGCGGCGCGAGCGAAACGGCGGCAGCGGGAACTTTTTCAGGATATAACCAAGAAAGCATGATGGAAAAAGAAGCGGCAACTCGATCTGAAACTGTTGTCAAATCTGAAAAAGTTGGTCGCAATGATCCTTGTCCGTGTAATTCTGGCAAAAAATACAAAAAATGTCATGGCCGCTTTGCTTAA
- the greA gene encoding transcription elongation factor GreA: MKNVITKQGLDRLKKELDYLKKIRRREVANQIREAQEWGDYSENGELDEARQEQAIVEAKIQELSFLVKNSQIINESSKEIVEPGCQVVLLSGEEKFEYTIVGSAETDPANGKISTDSPLGMALAGRTRGEKISLDTISGPAEYIIQEIR, from the coding sequence ATGAAAAACGTGATTACAAAACAAGGCTTAGATCGGCTTAAAAAGGAATTAGATTATTTAAAAAAAATTAGAAGAAGGGAAGTTGCCAATCAGATTCGTGAAGCTCAAGAATGGGGCGATTATTCTGAAAATGGCGAACTTGACGAGGCTCGGCAAGAACAGGCAATTGTGGAAGCTAAAATTCAAGAATTGAGTTTTTTGGTTAAAAATTCCCAAATTATCAATGAATCATCAAAGGAGATTGTCGAACCTGGTTGCCAAGTGGTTTTATTGTCTGGTGAAGAAAAATTTGAATACACAATTGTGGGATCGGCTGAGACTGATCCGGCAAATGGTAAAATTTCAACCGATTCTCCGTTAGGCATGGCCTTGGCTGGCAGGACACGCGGCGAAAAGATTTCCTTAGACACGATTTCTGGTCCAGCTGAATATATTATTCAAGAAATTAGATAA
- the lysS gene encoding lysine--tRNA ligase: protein MFWVDEIIEDIIKKIPKNDYLITDWTTPSGHAHIGSLRGVVIHDLVRQGLTERQKTVVFQYGFDDFDPMDGLPIYIDSSWKKYMGMPLSKVPAPDGKSESFAEQYLQEFYSAIKTLGINPKIVKTSKLYAEGKFDPAIKLVLDNADKIRQMYKKISGSDKGENWQPLQVVCPKCGKIGTTKVTGWDGKLVKFECVENLVDWAEGCGFEGEISPFGGKAKMPWKVEWPAKWALFGSDIEGEGKDHFAAGGSRDIADEIYREVFKKTSPYDIRYEHFLIGGAKMSSSKGLGTTAKEMADFLPANILKFLLVRTKYKRTIDFHPAGVTIPVLFDEYDRLAALHYQDSKAPLARAFYFAQLDPAAPHAQYLLRFSKIAYMLQIPHLNIFEYAENEKGAKLTEIEKLEIENRVQVAKNWLEKFAPEEFKFTILEKLPEQARNLSQKQREFLAGVLKLLKEKKISAEKLHEQIHELKKTMSIDPREAFSAIYLIFIGKDSGPQAGWFLTSLDHDFVIKRFEEAIK, encoded by the coding sequence ATGTTTTGGGTTGATGAAATTATTGAAGACATTATCAAAAAAATTCCCAAAAATGACTATTTGATTACTGATTGGACAACTCCATCCGGACACGCACATATTGGGTCATTGCGAGGGGTGGTAATTCATGATTTGGTGCGCCAAGGATTAACTGAAAGGCAGAAAACAGTGGTTTTCCAATATGGTTTTGATGATTTTGACCCGATGGACGGCCTGCCAATATACATTGATTCATCTTGGAAAAAATATATGGGTATGCCGTTATCGAAGGTGCCGGCACCTGATGGAAAATCGGAAAGTTTTGCCGAGCAATATTTGCAGGAATTTTATTCAGCGATAAAGACCTTGGGAATTAATCCTAAAATTGTTAAAACCTCAAAGTTATATGCTGAGGGTAAATTTGATCCGGCAATAAAATTGGTTTTAGATAATGCGGACAAAATTCGCCAAATGTACAAAAAAATTTCAGGTTCTGACAAGGGTGAAAATTGGCAGCCTTTGCAAGTGGTTTGCCCAAAATGCGGCAAAATTGGAACTACCAAAGTGACGGGTTGGGATGGAAAATTAGTTAAATTTGAATGTGTTGAAAATTTAGTGGATTGGGCTGAAGGCTGTGGTTTTGAGGGTGAAATTTCACCATTTGGTGGCAAGGCGAAAATGCCTTGGAAAGTGGAATGGCCGGCGAAGTGGGCTTTATTTGGTTCAGATATTGAAGGTGAAGGGAAAGATCATTTTGCGGCAGGCGGTTCGAGAGATATTGCCGATGAAATTTATCGAGAAGTTTTTAAAAAAACTTCGCCCTATGATATTAGGTATGAACATTTTTTGATTGGTGGGGCAAAAATGTCTTCTTCAAAAGGATTAGGAACGACCGCTAAGGAAATGGCTGATTTTTTGCCAGCGAATATTCTAAAATTTTTATTAGTTCGAACAAAATATAAAAGAACTATTGATTTTCATCCGGCGGGAGTGACAATTCCGGTTTTATTTGACGAATATGATCGATTGGCAGCTTTACATTATCAAGATTCAAAAGCGCCCCTGGCTCGAGCTTTTTATTTTGCGCAACTTGATCCGGCGGCTCCACATGCGCAATATTTATTGCGTTTTTCCAAAATTGCTTATATGCTCCAAATTCCGCATTTGAATATTTTTGAATATGCGGAAAATGAAAAAGGCGCAAAATTGACTGAAATTGAAAAGCTCGAGATTGAAAATCGGGTTCAGGTGGCGAAAAATTGGTTAGAAAAATTTGCACCCGAAGAATTTAAATTTACGATTTTAGAAAAATTACCGGAGCAGGCTCGAAATTTGAGCCAGAAACAGAGAGAATTTTTAGCCGGGGTCTTAAAATTATTAAAAGAGAAAAAAATATCAGCTGAAAAATTACATGAGCAGATTCACGAGCTTAAAAAAACTATGTCTATTGACCCCAGAGAAGCCTTCTCCGCGATTTATTTGATCTTTATCGGTAAAGATTCCGGTCCCCAAGCAGGTTGGTTTTTAACCAGCCTGGATCACGATTTCGTTATAAAAAGATTCGAAGAAGCGATAAAATAA
- the serS gene encoding serine--tRNA ligase: MLDIKFIRDNLETVKKATTDKGYEVDFEKLLKIDDERKRLLVETEESRAQKNQLKKEDAEKGREIKETLKKLDPKLAEIEKEFMELMYKVPNPALKDVKVGKDEKDNEIIKKEGKIELKKGRDHLEIGKALDLIDVEAGAKASGSRFAYLKNQAAQLELALINFAMEILVKEGFAPIIPPQMLKTPVARATGYYESGEDDSFHLKDEDLVMIGTSEHSILAYHKETIFREKDLPKRYAGFSTCFRREAGSYGKDVKGILRVHQFDKVEMVSFVKPEESEKELQYLLSLEKEIVQALKLPYQVVKMCTGDLGRPAATKYDLETWMPGQEKYRETHSVSNCTDFQARRLNIKYATAEGVKKYPHILNGTAVAIGRMIIAILENYQQKDGTVLVPAVLQKYCGFKKIEKPKS; encoded by the coding sequence ATGTTGGACATAAAATTTATTAGAGACAATTTAGAAACAGTCAAAAAAGCTACCACGGATAAAGGTTATGAGGTGGATTTTGAGAAATTATTAAAAATTGATGATGAGCGGAAAAGATTATTGGTGGAAACCGAAGAATCGCGAGCGCAGAAAAATCAGCTCAAAAAAGAAGATGCTGAGAAGGGTCGGGAAATTAAGGAAACTCTAAAAAAATTAGATCCAAAACTGGCGGAAATTGAAAAAGAATTTATGGAATTAATGTATAAAGTTCCAAATCCGGCCTTAAAAGACGTCAAAGTTGGCAAAGATGAAAAAGATAATGAAATTATTAAAAAAGAAGGTAAAATTGAATTGAAAAAAGGCCGAGACCATTTAGAAATTGGCAAAGCTTTAGATTTAATTGATGTTGAAGCTGGCGCAAAAGCTTCGGGTTCGCGATTTGCATATTTAAAAAATCAAGCCGCGCAATTAGAATTAGCCTTAATTAATTTTGCGATGGAGATTTTGGTCAAAGAAGGATTTGCGCCAATAATCCCGCCGCAGATGTTAAAAACTCCAGTGGCAAGAGCGACTGGTTATTATGAAAGTGGCGAAGATGATTCTTTCCATTTGAAAGATGAAGATTTGGTGATGATTGGCACGTCAGAGCATTCAATTTTGGCATATCATAAAGAGACGATTTTTCGCGAAAAAGATTTGCCAAAACGATATGCCGGTTTTTCGACTTGTTTTCGTCGGGAAGCTGGTTCTTACGGTAAAGATGTCAAAGGGATTTTACGCGTACATCAATTTGATAAAGTGGAGATGGTCTCATTTGTAAAACCGGAAGAGTCGGAAAAAGAACTTCAATATTTATTATCTTTGGAAAAAGAAATTGTTCAGGCTCTAAAATTACCATATCAGGTGGTCAAAATGTGCACGGGTGATTTAGGACGACCCGCCGCTACCAAATATGATTTGGAAACTTGGATGCCTGGTCAGGAAAAATATCGGGAAACTCATTCAGTTTCAAACTGCACTGATTTTCAGGCTCGCCGTTTAAATATCAAATATGCCACTGCCGAAGGTGTGAAAAAATATCCACATATTTTGAATGGGACCGCGGTGGCAATTGGCAGAATGATTATTGCGATTTTGGAAAATTACCAACAAAAAGACGGCACTGTTTTGGTGCCGGCAGTGCTCCAAAAATATTGCGGTTTTAAAAAAATTGAAAAGCCCAAATCTTAA